The following coding sequences lie in one Bacillota bacterium genomic window:
- the fdnG gene encoding formate dehydrogenase-N subunit alpha, which translates to MKLKRRDFLKLVGATGAGLALSQMGFNVGQIEAASNEFKIHGAKEYTSICNFCSCSCGMICHVKDGKLINLEGDPDHIINEGALCSKGAACYEVVNSPERVKTPLYRAPGSNHWEEIGWDEAIDKVARKIKELRDENWIAEETVDGETYPVNRTDALAFLGGAQVNNEECYLFTKMARIMGSPYLEHQARVUHSPTVASLGASFGRGAMTNNWIDLKNARAFLIEGSNAAENHPMSMKWVMEAKKNGAKVIHVDPRFTRTSAIADIFVRIRPGTDIAFLNSIINYILTEKLYDEDFVLNHTNALLIANEEFDFSDGLFSGYNPETRSYNNKSWGYALDGEKKPLKAESLDDPRCVFSKIKEFFKRYDFKTASAISGASEEEIKNVADTLVANRPGTVMYALGMTQHTVGVQNIRAFGVLQLLLGNVGKPGSGINALRGEPNVQGSTDMACLFGYLPGYLGYPNHNVQDIDTWTTSSGTFRRNFLINLMKAWFGEHAQPENDYCFNLLPKKNGKANYSVFSYFEKALEDEVKFLFCVGQNPLVTQPNLNLVQAGLEKMEMVVVQDLFDIETASFWEERPGVDPTTIDTEVIFLPAASFLEREGSLINSGRMVQWRYTGIDPVGDSKPDLEILDLIFRKVRELYADSTEKKDEIFKKATWDYDNSDNITFAEEVLKEINGYNLETGELLKGIGELKPDGTTSSGCWVYPGVYANNQNNTKRKDNQTDPSGLGIYPGFAWSWPGNMHVLYNRASCDANGRPYDEEKAVIWWDEAKGIWTGHDTPDVPNVNDGPSTPNGQRPFRMSGEGVGRLLSGFYQDPLPDSDLPRDTSSTPADGPVPEFYEPVESPTANIMHPEVHYNPCVKYPRVEEWQPIGTTDDYPYVLCTSSLTEHWCAGSVTRNLPWLNELYPEPICEMSKSLAEKLGVDNGEEVKVWSARGEVVVKAHVTSRMNTMVINGKEVEVVWMPYNWGHKGLSRKPSTNLLTIDAGDPNTFIQETKACLVNISKA; encoded by the coding sequence TTGAAGCTAAAACGTCGAGATTTTCTCAAGTTGGTTGGAGCGACGGGCGCCGGGCTGGCCTTGTCTCAGATGGGCTTTAATGTGGGGCAAATTGAAGCGGCATCGAACGAATTCAAAATTCACGGCGCCAAGGAGTACACTTCTATTTGTAACTTTTGTTCGTGTTCATGCGGTATGATCTGCCACGTAAAAGATGGAAAACTTATCAACCTGGAGGGAGATCCGGACCACATCATCAACGAGGGGGCGCTCTGCAGCAAGGGGGCGGCCTGTTACGAGGTGGTCAATTCTCCCGAGCGTGTCAAAACCCCGTTGTATCGTGCTCCGGGCAGCAATCATTGGGAAGAGATTGGCTGGGACGAGGCTATCGACAAGGTCGCCCGGAAGATAAAAGAACTTCGTGATGAAAATTGGATTGCCGAGGAAACGGTGGACGGCGAAACCTATCCGGTCAATCGCACCGATGCGTTGGCTTTCCTCGGCGGTGCTCAGGTTAACAACGAAGAATGTTATCTGTTTACAAAGATGGCCCGGATAATGGGGTCACCATACCTGGAGCACCAGGCACGTGTCTGACACAGTCCTACGGTCGCCAGTTTGGGGGCCTCATTCGGACGCGGTGCCATGACCAATAACTGGATCGATTTGAAGAATGCCAGGGCATTCCTGATCGAGGGTAGCAATGCTGCCGAGAACCACCCCATGTCCATGAAATGGGTGATGGAAGCCAAGAAAAATGGTGCCAAGGTTATTCACGTCGACCCGCGTTTTACAAGAACTTCAGCGATAGCGGATATTTTCGTGCGTATAAGGCCCGGAACCGATATCGCTTTTCTGAACTCCATCATCAACTATATCCTGACCGAAAAACTCTATGATGAGGATTTTGTGCTCAACCACACCAACGCATTGCTGATTGCCAATGAAGAATTTGATTTCAGCGATGGTCTTTTCTCGGGTTACAATCCCGAAACGCGCAGTTACAATAACAAATCCTGGGGATATGCCCTGGACGGTGAGAAAAAACCTCTCAAGGCGGAGAGCCTGGATGATCCAAGGTGCGTCTTCAGCAAGATAAAAGAATTTTTCAAACGTTACGATTTCAAAACAGCTTCTGCCATTTCGGGTGCTTCGGAAGAAGAGATCAAGAATGTTGCGGACACCCTGGTTGCAAACCGTCCCGGAACAGTAATGTATGCCCTGGGGATGACCCAGCACACTGTTGGTGTGCAGAACATCCGTGCCTTTGGAGTTTTGCAGCTCCTTCTGGGGAACGTGGGGAAACCGGGCAGCGGTATCAACGCTCTGCGCGGTGAGCCCAATGTTCAGGGTTCGACAGACATGGCCTGCCTGTTCGGCTATCTGCCGGGCTATCTGGGCTATCCCAACCACAATGTTCAGGATATCGATACCTGGACAACCTCATCGGGAACTTTCCGCCGCAATTTCCTGATAAACCTGATGAAGGCATGGTTCGGGGAACATGCACAACCGGAGAACGATTACTGCTTCAACTTGCTGCCCAAGAAAAATGGGAAAGCAAATTATTCCGTATTCAGCTACTTTGAAAAAGCTCTGGAAGACGAGGTAAAGTTTCTCTTCTGCGTGGGGCAGAACCCCCTGGTTACCCAACCGAACCTCAACCTGGTGCAGGCGGGGCTTGAAAAAATGGAGATGGTGGTAGTTCAAGACCTGTTTGATATTGAAACGGCATCCTTCTGGGAAGAACGCCCCGGGGTTGACCCCACGACCATCGACACCGAAGTCATCTTTCTGCCGGCGGCATCTTTCCTTGAAAGGGAAGGCTCCCTCATAAATTCCGGCCGAATGGTGCAATGGCGTTACACGGGTATCGATCCCGTGGGAGACTCCAAGCCGGACCTGGAGATCCTTGACCTTATCTTCAGGAAGGTAAGGGAACTTTATGCCGATTCCACCGAGAAAAAAGACGAGATATTCAAGAAAGCTACATGGGACTACGACAACTCGGACAATATCACCTTTGCGGAAGAAGTCCTGAAGGAAATCAACGGTTACAACCTGGAAACCGGCGAACTTCTCAAGGGCATCGGGGAGCTGAAGCCTGATGGAACAACCTCGTCCGGATGCTGGGTTTATCCCGGAGTTTATGCCAATAATCAGAATAATACCAAGAGAAAGGACAACCAGACAGACCCGAGCGGGCTGGGCATCTATCCCGGCTTTGCATGGAGCTGGCCGGGGAACATGCATGTGTTGTACAACCGTGCCTCCTGTGATGCCAATGGCCGTCCTTACGATGAAGAAAAAGCGGTAATCTGGTGGGACGAAGCAAAAGGGATCTGGACCGGGCATGATACGCCGGACGTTCCCAATGTGAATGATGGGCCCAGCACTCCCAACGGGCAACGGCCTTTCAGGATGTCCGGAGAGGGTGTTGGCCGCCTCCTGTCGGGATTTTATCAGGATCCCCTTCCCGATTCGGATTTACCGCGGGACACATCCTCGACACCGGCGGATGGCCCTGTACCGGAGTTCTATGAACCGGTAGAGAGCCCCACGGCGAATATCATGCACCCGGAGGTACATTACAATCCGTGTGTGAAATATCCGCGTGTAGAGGAATGGCAGCCCATCGGCACAACAGATGATTACCCCTATGTGCTGTGCACATCCAGCCTTACCGAACACTGGTGTGCAGGGTCAGTTACCCGCAACCTGCCGTGGCTGAATGAACTCTATCCGGAGCCGATTTGCGAGATGTCGAAGAGTCTGGCCGAGAAGCTCGGGGTTGATAATGGGGAAGAAGTCAAGGTCTGGTCGGCACGCGGTGAGGTAGTGGTGAAAGCCCACGTTACCTCCCGCATGAATACAATGGTTATTAACGGCAAAGAGGTGGAAGTGGTCTGGATGCCTTACAACTGGGGTCACAAAGGCTTGAGCAGAAAGCCAAGTACCAACCTGCTGACCATTGATGCAGGCGATCCCAACACCTTCATCCAGGAAACCAAAGCCTGCCTGGTCAATATCAGCAAGGCATAA
- a CDS encoding molybdopterin-binding protein: MKQIPVRNAVGTVICHDMTQIIPGKFKGRRFKKGDVIRKEDIPVLISMGREHIYVWEDKEGFLHEDEAAARLEKIVAGEGLNSGPIKEGKVVFSADHDGLLKVDTELLLAINMLGKVIVSTVHNNFPVKKGQKVGATRAIPLLINGDVIKKAEEIAGQRKIMRLLPYRKLEVGLVTTGNEVFEGIVKDRFGPLLRGKIESFGSELLGQTIVPDKEDEIVASIKKYLAMGADMILCTGGMSVDPDDLTPSAIVKAGGKIVSYGAPILPGATFLLAYHGRVPILGLPGGMIFFKNSVFDIFLPRLLVQEKITAEDIAMHGHGGFCLGCSSCIYPACSFGKGSF, encoded by the coding sequence ATGAAACAGATCCCGGTAAGGAACGCGGTAGGAACAGTCATATGCCACGATATGACACAGATCATACCCGGGAAATTCAAGGGGCGAAGGTTCAAAAAGGGGGATGTCATCAGGAAAGAGGATATCCCCGTTTTGATTTCCATGGGGAGAGAGCATATCTATGTGTGGGAAGACAAAGAAGGCTTTCTTCACGAGGATGAAGCCGCAGCAAGGCTTGAAAAAATCGTTGCCGGGGAAGGCCTGAATTCCGGTCCGATCAAGGAGGGCAAGGTGGTCTTCAGCGCCGACCATGATGGCTTGCTCAAGGTTGATACAGAACTTTTGTTGGCCATCAACATGCTCGGCAAGGTAATTGTATCTACCGTGCACAACAATTTTCCCGTGAAAAAAGGCCAGAAAGTCGGTGCTACCCGGGCGATACCGCTGCTTATCAATGGGGATGTGATCAAAAAAGCGGAAGAAATAGCAGGGCAGCGTAAAATAATGCGTCTGCTTCCCTACAGGAAACTCGAGGTGGGCCTGGTTACCACCGGAAATGAGGTTTTTGAAGGCATTGTAAAAGACAGGTTCGGTCCTTTGTTGCGAGGCAAGATAGAATCCTTTGGTTCTGAACTTCTGGGGCAGACAATCGTTCCCGATAAAGAAGACGAGATTGTCGCTTCCATCAAAAAATATCTGGCCATGGGGGCCGACATGATTTTGTGTACCGGGGGGATGTCGGTTGACCCCGATGATCTGACCCCCTCCGCCATCGTGAAGGCAGGTGGAAAGATAGTATCCTATGGTGCCCCAATTCTCCCCGGGGCCACATTCTTGCTTGCCTACCACGGGCGGGTACCCATACTGGGGCTTCCCGGCGGCATGATCTTCTTCAAAAACTCGGTTTTTGACATTTTTCTGCCCCGATTGCTGGTTCAGGAAAAAATAACGGCAGAAGATATCGCCATGCACGGGCATGGAGGATTTTGCCTTGGATGTAGCAGCTGTATCTACCCGGCATGCAGTTTTGGGAAAGGTAGTTTCTAA
- a CDS encoding molybdopterin molybdotransferase MoeA, translating into MDVAAVSTRHAVLGKVVSNMMEGIELEKARQLIEERAIPAGPETVALPEALGRVLAEDVRAPMDQPPFNRSPLDGYALRAEDTEGAAPLAPVRLEVIDAIYAGIYSRKKVTPGTAVRLMTGSPIPDGADCVIRQEDARAGAAGRQVEILKQLRPWDNYCFQGESFKKGATVLSKNTLLGAAEIGVLASLGSSAITVYRKPVTAVISTGDELVEPGLDLMTGQVYDSNFYTIACRLRECGVEVLPGISLGDDRQVIADTIAEMVDRVDFIVSTGGVSVGEKDYMMGVMEALGAEKIFWRVNIKPGSPALFTVLKGKPVISLSGNPLAASVTLDLLLFPFLRSITHNHALKMKSMRAILQNDFEKSSPIRRFLRGQFTQKENGEAEVRIIEAEQSPGSLKSVLGTNCYIDIEKGSSGLKRGEQVKIIITG; encoded by the coding sequence TTGGATGTAGCAGCTGTATCTACCCGGCATGCAGTTTTGGGAAAGGTAGTTTCTAACATGATGGAAGGAATAGAACTGGAAAAAGCCCGGCAATTGATCGAAGAAAGAGCCATTCCTGCCGGGCCGGAAACAGTCGCCTTGCCGGAGGCACTCGGGCGGGTGCTGGCTGAAGACGTCCGCGCCCCCATGGATCAGCCTCCATTTAACCGTTCTCCGCTGGATGGATATGCCTTGCGTGCTGAAGACACGGAGGGGGCAGCCCCTCTTGCACCGGTTCGTCTGGAAGTCATCGATGCCATTTACGCCGGAATCTACTCCCGCAAAAAAGTGACCCCCGGGACGGCGGTCCGGCTGATGACCGGTTCCCCCATTCCCGACGGGGCAGACTGCGTCATCAGGCAGGAAGACGCCCGGGCGGGTGCTGCGGGCCGGCAGGTTGAAATCTTGAAACAGTTGCGGCCATGGGACAATTACTGTTTCCAGGGCGAGAGTTTTAAAAAGGGGGCCACCGTCCTCTCAAAAAACACACTGCTCGGAGCCGCCGAGATCGGGGTTCTGGCCAGTTTGGGTTCAAGTGCCATAACCGTATATCGCAAGCCGGTTACCGCGGTGATCAGTACCGGCGATGAGTTGGTCGAACCGGGGCTCGATTTGATGACAGGCCAGGTATACGACAGCAATTTTTATACCATTGCCTGCCGCCTTCGGGAATGCGGTGTGGAAGTGTTGCCCGGTATCAGCCTCGGTGATGATCGCCAGGTTATTGCAGATACCATCGCGGAGATGGTTGACAGGGTGGATTTTATTGTTAGCACGGGGGGCGTATCGGTAGGCGAAAAAGACTACATGATGGGGGTCATGGAAGCTCTGGGGGCGGAAAAAATTTTCTGGAGGGTAAATATCAAGCCCGGCTCCCCTGCCCTTTTCACCGTGTTGAAAGGAAAACCCGTGATCAGCCTCTCCGGCAATCCCCTGGCGGCATCCGTAACTCTTGATCTGCTCCTTTTTCCTTTTTTGAGAAGCATCACACATAACCATGCATTGAAAATGAAGAGTATGCGGGCGATATTGCAGAACGACTTTGAAAAAAGCAGCCCCATTCGCAGATTTCTGCGCGGGCAATTCACGCAGAAGGAAAATGGGGAAGCAGAGGTAAGGATAATCGAAGCGGAGCAGTCCCCGGGCAGCTTGAAAAGTGTTCTTGGCACCAATTGTTACATTGATATCGAAAAAGGTTCTTCCGGCTTGAAAAGGGGGGAGCAGGTGAAGATAATAATAACAGGGTAA
- a CDS encoding formate dehydrogenase accessory protein FdhE — translation MDGLDVTIEDWVRERPYLKEIAQLQKIIEAVIKKSGGEAVTPYVPGEGVLEEFKRGIPILKTGENLEGFMKEVENLIVKMIDALVTASLPGQIITQSLQVKAAFAEKEDLVGCLVAEAVKDSSVKDSKKDLGEVSEGFLLFLVWKALSHVLEPLKEKVSMLLEEDPWLRGYCPVCGQLPAMAHLLKTEKGRERNLICGCCQMHWRFKRMGCPYCGNEDQKTLEIIGLDEEPDLRVDTCKECEGYLKTYIGEGQELAALTDWSTLHLDLVAKKQGFKRIGYQMYGI, via the coding sequence TTGGACGGATTGGACGTAACAATCGAGGATTGGGTCCGGGAACGCCCCTATCTCAAAGAAATTGCACAGTTGCAGAAAATAATCGAAGCGGTGATCAAGAAAAGTGGCGGCGAAGCTGTTACACCCTACGTCCCGGGAGAAGGTGTTCTGGAAGAATTCAAAAGAGGTATTCCAATTCTTAAAACGGGTGAAAACCTCGAAGGATTCATGAAGGAAGTGGAAAACCTCATTGTCAAAATGATCGATGCCCTGGTCACGGCATCCTTGCCGGGTCAAATCATCACACAATCTCTACAGGTCAAGGCGGCATTTGCAGAGAAAGAAGACCTGGTCGGCTGCCTCGTGGCCGAGGCCGTGAAGGACAGCAGCGTCAAAGACAGCAAGAAGGACCTGGGTGAAGTCAGCGAAGGATTCCTTCTGTTTCTGGTCTGGAAAGCCCTTTCACATGTTCTGGAACCTCTGAAAGAGAAAGTGTCCATGTTGCTGGAAGAAGATCCATGGCTCAGGGGCTACTGCCCGGTCTGCGGCCAGCTTCCGGCCATGGCCCATTTGCTGAAAACAGAAAAAGGGCGGGAACGCAACCTGATCTGTGGATGTTGCCAGATGCATTGGCGTTTCAAGCGGATGGGATGCCCCTATTGCGGCAATGAAGATCAAAAAACATTGGAAATAATCGGGCTGGATGAAGAACCGGATCTGCGCGTCGACACCTGTAAAGAATGCGAAGGCTACCTGAAAACCTACATCGGTGAAGGCCAGGAATTGGCGGCGCTGACAGACTGGTCCACCTTGCACCTTGACCTGGTTGCCAAAAAACAGGGTTTCAAACGTATCGGTTATCAGATGTACGGTATCTAG